The following coding sequences lie in one Monomorium pharaonis isolate MP-MQ-018 chromosome 1, ASM1337386v2, whole genome shotgun sequence genomic window:
- the LOC105837989 gene encoding uncharacterized protein LOC105837989 — protein sequence MMHDTDTRTLFNTEINKRNEDVEIYGQVYRRRIVKAQNNNDAANSMNNDKGSPLFTRESSIVLRKNALSKKEKCTTFEENEKITERRRWTITIMKDLKSNSDDFELNLYN from the exons TATTTAACACAGAGATCAATAAACGCAATGAGGACGTAGAAATATAC GGTCAAGTATATAGAAGAAGAATTGTCAAAgcgcaaaataataatgatgcaGCGAATAGTATGAATAATGATAAGGGATCACCATTGTTCACCAGAGAAAGCAGCATTGTGCTGAGAAAAAATGCACTatcaaagaaagaaaaatgtactACATTTGaggaaaacgaaaaaataacgGAGAGAAGACGATGGACAATTACCATTatgaaagatttaaaaagcaattcagacgattttgaattaaacttgtataattaa
- the LOC105837991 gene encoding heat shock protein 75 kDa, mitochondrial, with product MAAFRIKHAIKLGRSLSRLRLNRNVQEKLLQSQCQRLSVICNHVRYWSSQPEAQTTEYHNIIKDTEKSIGEGAKHEFQSETQMLLQIVAKSLYSDKEVFVRELVSNSSDALEKLRYLRLSDNEIAQAAGERNLEIHIGTDKHNRTLTIQDTGIGMTREELISNLGTIARSGSKAFLEKLKEQNSSDTSKIIGQFGVGFYSAFMVADKVEVFTKSFARDAEGLCWTSDGSGTFEISNADGVQPGTKIVIHLKPDSREFSDENTINRIINKYSNFVGSPIFLNGKRVNTIQPLWMFDPKDVTPLQHAEFYRFVGNCIDSPRFILHYSTDVPLSIKALLYFPEEKPGLFDLARDATSGVSLYNRKILIKSKAENILPKWLRFIKGVVDSEDIPLNLSRELLQNSTLIGKLRNVLTARILKFLHERSTKQPEEYNDFYKAYGLFLKEGIVTSNDQSEKEDIGKLLRFESSAAAPGELVSLPQYCSRLAKDQKDIYYLSAPSRTLAEQSPYYESLKKRNIEVLFCYEPYDELVLMHLRQYKSNFLTSVEKEMRDDTEANKPENLGIINKDELDNLVNYMKKILDKKAYDVKMTNRLESHPCVVTVQDMASARQFIRMQSHQMNEEMRYSMLQPRFEINPNHPLIKKLCKITTTDTELADRLIQQLFTGAMVGAGLIEDPRILLTPMNELLTLALKKY from the exons atggcCGCTTTCAGGATTAAGCACGCTATTAAATTAGGAAGATCTCTTTCGAGATTGAGATTAAATAGAAACGTACAGGAGAAATTACTTCAGTCACAATGCCAACGATTATCAG ttatttgcAATCATGTACGATATTGGTCGTCTCAACCAGAGGCACAAACTACAGagtatcataatattataaaagacaCAGAGAAATCTATAG GTGAAGGTGCTAAACATGAATTTCAGTCAGAGACACAAATGTTACTACAAATCGTCGCAAAGTCATTATATTCGGATAAAgag GTATTTGTACGGGAACTTGTGTCAAATTCGAGTGATGCACTGGAGAAATTACGATACCTACGTCTAAGCGACAATGAAATCGCACAAGCAGCTGGTGAAAGGAACTTAGAGATACATATCGGAACTGATAAACACAATCGTACTTTAACAATCCAAGATACTGGCATAGGAATGACTAGAGAGgaattaatatctaatttgGGAACTATAGCTCGATCTGGCTCTAAA gcATTTCTAGAAAAACTGAAAGAACAAAACTCCAGTGATACTTCCAAAATTATTGGACAATTTGGGGTTGGGTTTTATAGTGCCTTCATGGTTGCTGATAAAGTGGAAGTATTTACAAAATCTTTTGCAAGAGATGCAGAAGGTCTTTGTTGGACTTCAGATGG ATCGGGTACATTTGAGATTTCAAATGCAGATGGTGTGCAGCCGGgcacaaaaattgttatacattTGAAGCCGGATAGCCGAGAATTTAGTGATGAGAATACTATCAATC GTATTATCAacaaatatagtaattttGTCGGAAGTCCTATTTTTTTGAATGGAAAGAGAGTCAATACAATTCAG ccTTTGTGGATGTTTGACCCGAAAGATGTCACGCCGTTGCAACATGCAGAATTTTACCGATTTGTAGGAAATTGTATTGACTCGCCAAGATTTATACTACATTATTCGACGGATGTGCCACTGAGTATCAAGGCTTTGTTATATTTTCCGGAGGAAAAACCTGGATTGTTCGATCTGGCGAGAGACGCTACTAGTGGAGTGTCACTCTATAACCGAAAGATTCTAATTAAAAGCAAAGCAGAAAATATCTTACCAAAATGGTTACGTTTCATAAAAGGGGTGGTAGACTCAGAAGATATACCATTAAATCTAAGTCGCGAACTTTTACAAAATAGCACATTAATCGG GAAATTGCGAAATGTATTGACCGcacgtatattaaaattcctaCACGAGCGATCTACAAAGCAACCGGAAGAATATAACGACTTTTACAAAGCTTATGGCTTGTTTTTAAAGGAGGGCATTGTAACTAGTAATGATCAGTCTGAGAag GAAGATATAGGCAAACTTTTGCGATTTGAATCTTCTGCTGCTGCTCCGGGAGAATTAGTCAGTCTGCCGCAATATTGCAGCCGTTTGGCTAAAGATCAAAAggacatatattatttgtcgGCACCCAG CCGAACTCTGGCCGAGCAATCGCCATACTatgaatctttaaaaaaacgaaatatcGAAGTTTTGTTCTGTTATGAGCCATATGATGAATTAGTATTAATGCATTTGAGACAAtacaaatctaattttttgacATCCGTGGAGAAAGAAATGCGGGATGATACAGAAGCAAATAAACCGGAAAATTTAG gtattataaataaagatgaaCTGGATAATCTCGTAAACTATATGAAGAAGATTCTTGACAAGAAAGCGTACGACGTCAAGATGACAAATCGTTTGGAGTCACATCCTTGTGTCGTGACTGTTCAAGACATGGCAAGCGCGAGGCAGTTCATTCGCATGCAGAGTCATCAAATGAACGAGGAAATGCGATATTCCATGCTACAACCGCGTTTCGAGATAAATCCGAATCATCCTCTCATCAAAAAGTTATGTAAGATAACAACTACGGATACCGAATTAGCCGATCGATTGATACAACAG TTATTCACTGGTGCTATGGTTGGAGCTGGGCTAATTGAAGATCCGCGCATATTATTGACACCAATGAATGAATTACTTACCTTagcattgaaaaaatattaa